ctacactccagggaataaattcctaactgGTGGTTTATCCttgctctgtaactcagttcctgaagtacaGTCAAGATGATTAAATATATTAAAGGAAATTATCCacaggggctgtggggagagtgtaaGAGAGACCAGCTAGATTGATTTCAAACTATATTCCTTGAACTTCAAACCAGACAAGGCTTGAAGTTCAAATGGCCTTCTTCCATACTATAAGCattcctgtcatttttttttttaaaaaaaaggaaccacACCCTTTTGGAGATGAGAATACCACTCCCCAGTAAGCGATTCTGAGGAAGGGAGAGAACCTGAGACAGCAAGTGAGAGGGATCCTTTTTCACCTAGAGAATGGTAAATACCTTGAATACACTTGATTGAGAGTGGTTGAAGATTGGTTATTGGCACCATTTGAAAAGTGTGTACATGTACACATGAATCACTGCCGTGGATGGCTGTGAACCAAGTACTGGGAGATACAAtgaatacagaagaaaaagagGGGTCATTGGCCAGCCCAGATGAATGGTCTTTTTCTCTGTTGTTTGATTCTATGACACTATGAGGTTCTGTACCAAGCAGGGGTAGGCAACATATGCTAGCCTTGCCAGCAATTCCTAGATCctgaaaaatgaattaaaaacagCTTTTCACAGAAGTGGACCTGCATCAGTTGTTTGTCTGAAAGAGGGCTGTGTTTGATGCTGTGAAGGAGGTTTCATGGCTTGTCCTttaattgctgttgaaaaagcctccacccaacacatgaatgtgcTGAGCAGCAGAAGCCAGACTCCGTCCAGGTTCCTCATTTGCCTTGTGGAGGAAGCGAATCCTTTACCACACATTGTAGCTCAGCAACTGTTCTAACTCCAAGGTGAAGGTCAGTGGCTTGTAGCTTTAACCTTCCTCATCCATGTCCCATGTCCCTTTGCCTCTAATTCAGTCtacgcagtggttctcaacctttttctttccactcacgtaccagtCTTTCCTGCATAAAGTACACTggttgacatgctgagtttctccagcattgtgtttttaacaacctacgtgtctgcagacctttgtgttttacctctagcagtggttctcaacctttttctttccactcacatcccattttaaggattccctataccataggggctctgtgatgagtaagggattgcttaaggtgggatgtgggtggaaagaaaaagtttgaaaaccattgttttcatTGTACcaaatggactcgttatgtgcacagtttcataactccaaaggacatggggtaatgacaatttttctgaagcaaaagatttctgtaacaattgggtctggagcagtgattctcaaccttctcttcccactcacatcccaccttaatcaatcacAAAGCACCGAAggcgtagggattacttgaattgggatatgagtggaaagaaaaaggttgaaaaccctgGGATATGGGGAGATTTCTTGGAATCTCACCCTCACGCTGCCATTCCTCTTTAAATACTGGAATCACGTGCCCCCGAGTCGCCACACCCCGAAACCATTACGTCACCCCACAACGCACCGCGCTATTTGGAGTACACAATCCGTCTCCCTGACAACGGCCGGCCAATGGGCAAACTGCATGCAAAATAACCGGAGGAGAAGACGTCACCGgcggccaattggagggcaggaAAATGACATCATGTAATCAGCCGGACACGTGGGCGAGGGTATATAAAGGGGCAAACGGGAGGCGAACGATCGTGAGCTGGGTGGTTTCAGTGCGGAGCTGTGAGCAGGGTATAGCGGCGCACGGGAGGCCGAGGACCGGGCCTTCCCTTCCCAGTCTGCGGTGTGTACCCGGCATGGAAACGCCCTTCTACCATGACGATACCCTGAGTTCCGTGAGCAGCATGAAGAAGACCCTGAGCTTGCCCGTGTCCGAGAACTGCCTCAAGAACCAGCGCGACTCCGAGGCCCCGCTCAGCTCGCCCGACCTGGGCTTCCTCAAACTCGCGTCCCCCGACCTCGAGCGCCTCATCATCCAGTCGAGCGGCCTAGTGACCACCAGCCCCGGGCCGGCCCAGAGCCTCTTCCCCCGCGGCGTCACCGACGAGCAGAACTCGTTCGCCGAAGGCTTCGTCAAAGCCCTGGAGGACCTCCACAAGCAGAACCAGCTGGCCGGCCCGCAGGCTCCTCTCCCCGCCGCCCCCGGCCCGGCCGCGGGAGTCGGCGGCAGCTCGGCCGCCTTGCAGCACCCCGAGCCCCCCGTCTACACTAACCTCAGCCCGTACAGCGGGACGCCCGGCGTCAGCTACAGCCCCGAGCCTTCCGCCGCCGGCGGCCCCTCTTACCCGCCGCTCGGCCACCCGCCCCTGTGCCCGCAGGGCCGGCTCCAGGCCCCCAAGGACGAGCCGCAGACCGTGCCGGACGTGTCGGGTCTTGGCGACAGCCCGCCCGTCTCGCCCATCGACATGGACATTCAGGAGCGAATCAAGGCGGAGAGGAAGCGCTTGCGGAACCGCATCGCCGCCTCCAA
This genomic window from Narcine bancroftii isolate sNarBan1 chromosome 3, sNarBan1.hap1, whole genome shotgun sequence contains:
- the jund gene encoding transcription factor JunD, with translation METPFYHDDTLSSVSSMKKTLSLPVSENCLKNQRDSEAPLSSPDLGFLKLASPDLERLIIQSSGLVTTSPGPAQSLFPRGVTDEQNSFAEGFVKALEDLHKQNQLAGPQAPLPAAPGPAAGVGGSSAALQHPEPPVYTNLSPYSGTPGVSYSPEPSAAGGPSYPPLGHPPLCPQGRLQAPKDEPQTVPDVSGLGDSPPVSPIDMDIQERIKAERKRLRNRIAASKCRKRKLERISRLEDKVKSLKCQNSELASTASLLREQVAQLKQKVLTHVNSGCQLLLSPQVQAY